A part of Ziziphus jujuba cultivar Dongzao chromosome 8, ASM3175591v1 genomic DNA contains:
- the LOC107414337 gene encoding endoglucanase 4 isoform X3 yields MERAAAESDYAEALTKSILFYEGQRSGKLPSSQRMTWRKDSALTDGSDIGMDLVGGYYDAGDNVKFHLPMAFTVTILSWSVIEFGQFMDSDLQHALEAIRWGTDYFLKATSKADVVVAQVGDPYGDHDCWERPEDMDTPRTSYFVDKEHPGSEVSAEIAASLAASSIAFSNSDSDYSALLLSRAVQVFQFADTHRGSYNDSIGNATCPFYCDFNGYMDELVWAASWLYKATKEANYWNYVKENMQGGNIKEFGWDAKHAGINVLASQVWAMTDPSDSNLFIPNADQFVCSIFPQSPTKSVSYTPGGLMFKPGGFNMQTTMSISFLLVVYAQYMKAASKTIQCEGFVADPSGLVSLARTQVDYVLGNNPLSMSYMVGYGEKFPQKIHHRGSTMPSIEEVPEHIGCRDGDAYFNKEGPNPNVLIGALVGGPVKDDSFKDSRSDIAESEPTTYYNAPFVGLSAYFKAN; encoded by the exons ATGGAAAGAGCAGCAGCAGAGTCTGACTACGCTGAGGCATTGACAAAGAGCATTCTGTTTTATGAAGGCCAAAGGTCCGGCAAATTGCCTTCTTCACAACGTATGACTTGGAGGAAAGACTCTGCCCTCACTGATGGCTCTGATATTGGT ATGGACTTAGTAGGTGGATACTATGATGCTGGTGACAATGTAAAGTTCCACCTCCCAATGGCATTCACAGTGACCATTTTGTCATGGAGTGTAATAGAATTCGGCCAATTTATGGACTCAGATTTACAGCATGCATTGGAAGCCATTCGCTGGGGAACAGACTATTTCCTCAAAGCCACAAGTAAGGCAGACGTTGTTGTAGCCCAAGTTGGTGACCCTTATGGTGACCATGATTGCTGGGAGAGACCTGAAGACATGGACACACCTCGAACCTCTTACTTCGTGGATAAAGAACACCCTGGTTCTGAAGTTTCAGCTGAGATTGCAGCTTCACTTGCAGCCTCTTCTATAGCTTTTTCAAATTCTGACTCGGACTATTCTGCTCTGCTTCTTAGCAGGGCCGTCCAG GTATTTCAATTTGCAGACACTCATAGAGGATCTTACAATGACAGTATTGGAAATGCAACTTGTCCATTTTACTGCGATTTCAATGGCTATATG GACGAGTTGGTTTGGGCAGCTTCATGGTTGTATAAAGCAACGAAGGAGGCTAATTACTGGAACTATGTTAAAGAAAACATGCAGGGTGGAAATATTAAGGAGTTTGGATGGGATGCAAAGCATGCTGGTATTAACGTACTCGCTTCCCAGGTC TGGGCTATGACAGACCCTTCCGACTCTAACCTCTTCATTCCCAATGCGGACCAATTCGTATGCTCCATATTCCCCCAATCACCTACAAAATCAGTCTCATATACCCCgg GTGGACTTATGTTCAAACCCGGAGGATTCAACATGCAAACTACGATGTCTATATCGTTTCTTCTTGTAGTTTATGCTCAATACATGAAAGCTGCCAGTAAAACAATTCAATGTGAAGGTTTTGTTGCCGATCCTTCTGGGCTAGTAAGCCTTGCCAGAACCCAG GTGGATTATGTACTAGGAAACAACCCATTGAGCATGTCATACATGGTTGGGTATGGGGAAAAGTTCCCACAGAAAATACATCATCGAGGTTCGACCATGCCTTCCATTGAAGAAGTGCCAGAGCACATTGGTTGCCGTGATGGAGATGCATATTTCAATAAAGAGGGACCAAATCCCAATGTGCTGATTGGGGCTCTTGTTGGAGGACCAGTGAAAGATGATTCGTTTAAGGACTCTAGATCTGATATTGCTGAGTCCGAACCTACCACATATTACAACGCCCCTTTTGTGGGTTTGTCCGCTTACTTCAAAGCTAATTAA
- the LOC107414337 gene encoding endoglucanase 4 isoform X1, whose amino-acid sequence MERAAAESDYAEALTKSILFYEGQRSGKLPSSQRMTWRKDSALTDGSDIGMDLVGGYYDAGDNVKFHLPMAFTVTILSWSVIEFGQFMDSDLQHALEAIRWGTDYFLKATSKADVVVAQVGDPYGDHDCWERPEDMDTPRTSYFVDKEHPGSEVSAEIAASLAASSIAFSNSDSDYSALLLSRAVQVFQFADTHRGSYNDSIGNATCPFYCDFNGYMDELVWAASWLYKATKEANYWNYVKENMQGGNIKEFGWDAKHAGINVLASQHLKFSCLIFFVEQWAMTDPSDSNLFIPNADQFVCSIFPQSPTKSVSYTPGGLMFKPGGFNMQTTMSISFLLVVYAQYMKAASKTIQCEGFVADPSGLVSLARTQVDYVLGNNPLSMSYMVGYGEKFPQKIHHRGSTMPSIEEVPEHIGCRDGDAYFNKEGPNPNVLIGALVGGPVKDDSFKDSRSDIAESEPTTYYNAPFVGLSAYFKAN is encoded by the exons ATGGAAAGAGCAGCAGCAGAGTCTGACTACGCTGAGGCATTGACAAAGAGCATTCTGTTTTATGAAGGCCAAAGGTCCGGCAAATTGCCTTCTTCACAACGTATGACTTGGAGGAAAGACTCTGCCCTCACTGATGGCTCTGATATTGGT ATGGACTTAGTAGGTGGATACTATGATGCTGGTGACAATGTAAAGTTCCACCTCCCAATGGCATTCACAGTGACCATTTTGTCATGGAGTGTAATAGAATTCGGCCAATTTATGGACTCAGATTTACAGCATGCATTGGAAGCCATTCGCTGGGGAACAGACTATTTCCTCAAAGCCACAAGTAAGGCAGACGTTGTTGTAGCCCAAGTTGGTGACCCTTATGGTGACCATGATTGCTGGGAGAGACCTGAAGACATGGACACACCTCGAACCTCTTACTTCGTGGATAAAGAACACCCTGGTTCTGAAGTTTCAGCTGAGATTGCAGCTTCACTTGCAGCCTCTTCTATAGCTTTTTCAAATTCTGACTCGGACTATTCTGCTCTGCTTCTTAGCAGGGCCGTCCAG GTATTTCAATTTGCAGACACTCATAGAGGATCTTACAATGACAGTATTGGAAATGCAACTTGTCCATTTTACTGCGATTTCAATGGCTATATG GACGAGTTGGTTTGGGCAGCTTCATGGTTGTATAAAGCAACGAAGGAGGCTAATTACTGGAACTATGTTAAAGAAAACATGCAGGGTGGAAATATTAAGGAGTTTGGATGGGATGCAAAGCATGCTGGTATTAACGTACTCGCTTCCCAG catttaaaattttcttgtttaattttttttgtggaaCAGTGGGCTATGACAGACCCTTCCGACTCTAACCTCTTCATTCCCAATGCGGACCAATTCGTATGCTCCATATTCCCCCAATCACCTACAAAATCAGTCTCATATACCCCgg GTGGACTTATGTTCAAACCCGGAGGATTCAACATGCAAACTACGATGTCTATATCGTTTCTTCTTGTAGTTTATGCTCAATACATGAAAGCTGCCAGTAAAACAATTCAATGTGAAGGTTTTGTTGCCGATCCTTCTGGGCTAGTAAGCCTTGCCAGAACCCAG GTGGATTATGTACTAGGAAACAACCCATTGAGCATGTCATACATGGTTGGGTATGGGGAAAAGTTCCCACAGAAAATACATCATCGAGGTTCGACCATGCCTTCCATTGAAGAAGTGCCAGAGCACATTGGTTGCCGTGATGGAGATGCATATTTCAATAAAGAGGGACCAAATCCCAATGTGCTGATTGGGGCTCTTGTTGGAGGACCAGTGAAAGATGATTCGTTTAAGGACTCTAGATCTGATATTGCTGAGTCCGAACCTACCACATATTACAACGCCCCTTTTGTGGGTTTGTCCGCTTACTTCAAAGCTAATTAA
- the LOC107414337 gene encoding endoglucanase 4 isoform X4 yields MERAAAESDYAEALTKSILFYEGQRSGKLPSSQRMTWRKDSALTDGSDIGMDLVGGYYDAGDNVKFHLPMAFTVTILSWSVIEFGQFMDSDLQHALEAIRWGTDYFLKATSKADVVVAQVGDPYGDHDCWERPEDMDTPRTSYFVDKEHPGSEVSAEIAASLAASSIAFSNSDSDYSALLLSRAVQVFQFADTHRGSYNDSIGNATCPFYCDFNGYMDELVWAASWLYKATKEANYWNYVKENMQGGNIKEFGWDAKHAGINVLASQWAMTDPSDSNLFIPNADQFVCSIFPQSPTKSVSYTPGGLMFKPGGFNMQTTMSISFLLVVYAQYMKAASKTIQCEGFVADPSGLVSLARTQVDYVLGNNPLSMSYMVGYGEKFPQKIHHRGSTMPSIEEVPEHIGCRDGDAYFNKEGPNPNVLIGALVGGPVKDDSFKDSRSDIAESEPTTYYNAPFVGLSAYFKAN; encoded by the exons ATGGAAAGAGCAGCAGCAGAGTCTGACTACGCTGAGGCATTGACAAAGAGCATTCTGTTTTATGAAGGCCAAAGGTCCGGCAAATTGCCTTCTTCACAACGTATGACTTGGAGGAAAGACTCTGCCCTCACTGATGGCTCTGATATTGGT ATGGACTTAGTAGGTGGATACTATGATGCTGGTGACAATGTAAAGTTCCACCTCCCAATGGCATTCACAGTGACCATTTTGTCATGGAGTGTAATAGAATTCGGCCAATTTATGGACTCAGATTTACAGCATGCATTGGAAGCCATTCGCTGGGGAACAGACTATTTCCTCAAAGCCACAAGTAAGGCAGACGTTGTTGTAGCCCAAGTTGGTGACCCTTATGGTGACCATGATTGCTGGGAGAGACCTGAAGACATGGACACACCTCGAACCTCTTACTTCGTGGATAAAGAACACCCTGGTTCTGAAGTTTCAGCTGAGATTGCAGCTTCACTTGCAGCCTCTTCTATAGCTTTTTCAAATTCTGACTCGGACTATTCTGCTCTGCTTCTTAGCAGGGCCGTCCAG GTATTTCAATTTGCAGACACTCATAGAGGATCTTACAATGACAGTATTGGAAATGCAACTTGTCCATTTTACTGCGATTTCAATGGCTATATG GACGAGTTGGTTTGGGCAGCTTCATGGTTGTATAAAGCAACGAAGGAGGCTAATTACTGGAACTATGTTAAAGAAAACATGCAGGGTGGAAATATTAAGGAGTTTGGATGGGATGCAAAGCATGCTGGTATTAACGTACTCGCTTCCCAG TGGGCTATGACAGACCCTTCCGACTCTAACCTCTTCATTCCCAATGCGGACCAATTCGTATGCTCCATATTCCCCCAATCACCTACAAAATCAGTCTCATATACCCCgg GTGGACTTATGTTCAAACCCGGAGGATTCAACATGCAAACTACGATGTCTATATCGTTTCTTCTTGTAGTTTATGCTCAATACATGAAAGCTGCCAGTAAAACAATTCAATGTGAAGGTTTTGTTGCCGATCCTTCTGGGCTAGTAAGCCTTGCCAGAACCCAG GTGGATTATGTACTAGGAAACAACCCATTGAGCATGTCATACATGGTTGGGTATGGGGAAAAGTTCCCACAGAAAATACATCATCGAGGTTCGACCATGCCTTCCATTGAAGAAGTGCCAGAGCACATTGGTTGCCGTGATGGAGATGCATATTTCAATAAAGAGGGACCAAATCCCAATGTGCTGATTGGGGCTCTTGTTGGAGGACCAGTGAAAGATGATTCGTTTAAGGACTCTAGATCTGATATTGCTGAGTCCGAACCTACCACATATTACAACGCCCCTTTTGTGGGTTTGTCCGCTTACTTCAAAGCTAATTAA
- the LOC107414334 gene encoding endoglucanase 4, translating into MDTLQTVLLLIAMVATMVDSHDYGDALTKSILFFEGQRSGKLPPTQRITWRKDSALRDGFEIGVDLVGGYYDAGDNVKFNFPMAFSTTMLAWSVLEFGKSMNSDLPHALEAIRWATDYFLKATSIPGFVYAQVGDPYGDHKCWERPEDMDTPRTPYAVSKQFPGSEVSAEIAAALAASSMAFRPIDLGYSARLLKRARMVFDFADQYRGSYNDSLGPWVCPFYCDYSGYEDELVWGAAWLFKATKAQMYWNYVRENIHNLENASLNSIEGGSFTEFGWDSKHAGINVLVSNLVALNASDSTPFISNADNLVCSVLPESPTPKSVSYSPGGLIFRPGGSNLQHATSLSFLLLVYSRYLSKANRVIHCDNMVAGPARLVQVARRQVDYILGSNPLNMSYMAGYGPKFPQRIHHRGSSLPSIDQYRGQIDCNGGTQYFNSNNPNPNLLTGAVVGGPDIKDSYSDSRSDFVHSEPTTYINAPLVGALAYFKSHPS; encoded by the exons ATGGATACCCTTCAGACTGTTCTGCTGCTTATAGCAATGGTGGCGACAATGGTGGATTCACATGATTATGGGGATGCTCTGACAAAgagtattttgttttttgaaggCCAGAGGTCAGGGAAGCTACCCCCTACTCAGAGAATCACTTGGAGGAAGGATTCTGCACTTCGCGATGGCTTTGAGATTGGT GTTGATTTGGTAGGCGGGTACTACGACGCCGGCGACAATGTAAAGTTCAATTTTCCGATGGCATTCTCCACAACAATGCTGGCATGGAGTGTACTAGAGTTTGGCAAGTCCATGAACTCGGACCTACCACATGCCCTTGAGGCTATACGATGGGCCACCGACTACTTCCTCAAGGCCACAAGCATTCCAGGCTTTGTGTATGCCCAAGTGGGCGATCCATATGGTGATCACAAATGCTGGGAGAGGCCTGAAGACATGGACACCCCAAGAACACCTTATGCAGTCAGCAAACAGTTCCCTGGCTCTGAAGTTTCAGCCGAGATAGCCGCGGCTCTAGCTGCCTCTTCCATGGCTTTTAGGCCTATTGATCTTGGTTACTCTGCCAGGCTTCTCAAAAGGGCCagaatg GTTTTTGATTTTGCAGATCAGTACCGGGGTTCTTATAATGATAGTCTTGGACCGTGGGTTTGTCCATTTTACTGTGACTATAGTGGCTATGag GATGAATTGGTGTGGGGAGCTGCTTGGTTATTCAAGGCAACAAAGGCTCAAATGTACTGGAATTATGTGAGGGAAAACATACACAATTTGGAAAATGCTTCCCTTAATAGCATAGAGGGTGGTAGCTTTACCGAATTTGGATGGGATTCAAAGCACGCAGGCATTAATGTACTTGTTTCCAAT TTGGTCGCGCTTAACGCCTCGGATTCTACCCCCTTCATCTCTAACGCGGACAATTTGGTGTGTTCTGTTTTGCCCGAATCACCAACGCCCAAATCAGTTTCTTACTCTCCAG gtGGGCTTATATTTAGACCTGGAGGAAGCAACCTACAACATGCAACATCCTTGTCATTTCTTCTACTTGTTTACAGTCGCTATTTGAGTAAAGCCAATAGAGTAATTCATTGTGACAATATGGTTGCTGGTCCGGCTAGACTTGTTCAAGTAGCACGACGCCAG GTGGATTACATACTGGGAAGCAATCCATTGAATATGTCATATATGGCGGGATATGGGCCAAAGTTTCCTCAAAGAATTCATCACCGTGGCTCATCCTTACCGTCCATTGATCAGTATCGGGGACAAATAGATTGCAATGGTGGGACCCAATACTTTAATAGCAACAATCCTAACCCAAATTTGCTAACAGGGGCTGTTGTTGGAGGACCTGATATCAAGGACTCTTACTCTGATTCTCGCTCTGATTTTGTACACTCCGAGCCTACCACATACATTAATGCACCTTTAGTTGGGGCTCTGGCTTACTTCAAATCCCATCCATCCTAG
- the LOC107414337 gene encoding endoglucanase 4 isoform X2 has product MERAAAESDYAEALTKSILFYEGQRSGKLPSSQRMTWRKDSALTDGSDIGMDLVGGYYDAGDNVKFHLPMAFTVTILSWSVIEFGQFMDSDLQHALEAIRWGTDYFLKATSKADVVVAQVGDPYGDHDCWERPEDMDTPRTSYFVDKEHPGSEVSAEIAASLAASSIAFSNSDSDYSALLLSRAVQVFQFADTHRGSYNDSIGNATCPFYCDFNGYMDELVWAASWLYKATKEANYWNYVKENMQGGNIKEFGWDAKHAGINVLASQVAKTPAFLLPSSLALFIPNADQFVCSIFPQSPTKSVSYTPGGLMFKPGGFNMQTTMSISFLLVVYAQYMKAASKTIQCEGFVADPSGLVSLARTQVDYVLGNNPLSMSYMVGYGEKFPQKIHHRGSTMPSIEEVPEHIGCRDGDAYFNKEGPNPNVLIGALVGGPVKDDSFKDSRSDIAESEPTTYYNAPFVGLSAYFKAN; this is encoded by the exons ATGGAAAGAGCAGCAGCAGAGTCTGACTACGCTGAGGCATTGACAAAGAGCATTCTGTTTTATGAAGGCCAAAGGTCCGGCAAATTGCCTTCTTCACAACGTATGACTTGGAGGAAAGACTCTGCCCTCACTGATGGCTCTGATATTGGT ATGGACTTAGTAGGTGGATACTATGATGCTGGTGACAATGTAAAGTTCCACCTCCCAATGGCATTCACAGTGACCATTTTGTCATGGAGTGTAATAGAATTCGGCCAATTTATGGACTCAGATTTACAGCATGCATTGGAAGCCATTCGCTGGGGAACAGACTATTTCCTCAAAGCCACAAGTAAGGCAGACGTTGTTGTAGCCCAAGTTGGTGACCCTTATGGTGACCATGATTGCTGGGAGAGACCTGAAGACATGGACACACCTCGAACCTCTTACTTCGTGGATAAAGAACACCCTGGTTCTGAAGTTTCAGCTGAGATTGCAGCTTCACTTGCAGCCTCTTCTATAGCTTTTTCAAATTCTGACTCGGACTATTCTGCTCTGCTTCTTAGCAGGGCCGTCCAG GTATTTCAATTTGCAGACACTCATAGAGGATCTTACAATGACAGTATTGGAAATGCAACTTGTCCATTTTACTGCGATTTCAATGGCTATATG GACGAGTTGGTTTGGGCAGCTTCATGGTTGTATAAAGCAACGAAGGAGGCTAATTACTGGAACTATGTTAAAGAAAACATGCAGGGTGGAAATATTAAGGAGTTTGGATGGGATGCAAAGCATGCTGGTATTAACGTACTCGCTTCCCAGGTCGCCAAAACCCCAGCTTTTCTTCTTCCGTCATCTTTagcc CTCTTCATTCCCAATGCGGACCAATTCGTATGCTCCATATTCCCCCAATCACCTACAAAATCAGTCTCATATACCCCgg GTGGACTTATGTTCAAACCCGGAGGATTCAACATGCAAACTACGATGTCTATATCGTTTCTTCTTGTAGTTTATGCTCAATACATGAAAGCTGCCAGTAAAACAATTCAATGTGAAGGTTTTGTTGCCGATCCTTCTGGGCTAGTAAGCCTTGCCAGAACCCAG GTGGATTATGTACTAGGAAACAACCCATTGAGCATGTCATACATGGTTGGGTATGGGGAAAAGTTCCCACAGAAAATACATCATCGAGGTTCGACCATGCCTTCCATTGAAGAAGTGCCAGAGCACATTGGTTGCCGTGATGGAGATGCATATTTCAATAAAGAGGGACCAAATCCCAATGTGCTGATTGGGGCTCTTGTTGGAGGACCAGTGAAAGATGATTCGTTTAAGGACTCTAGATCTGATATTGCTGAGTCCGAACCTACCACATATTACAACGCCCCTTTTGTGGGTTTGTCCGCTTACTTCAAAGCTAATTAA
- the LOC107414336 gene encoding 21 kDa protein codes for MESTSSKLSSTFFLLQIFIISSFIYPTSAARNPLRSKTNNDFIKTSCSETTYPRLCFASLSTHASTIQTSPKLLAGAALNVTLSSAKSASALMLKLSKIHGISPKGAAAMKDCMEELSDSVDELRNSIAEMSKLRTPSFNLVMNDIQTWVSAALTDENTCSDGFAEEKIKGNLTSIVKGRVLNVAQLTSNALALINKYALLHA; via the coding sequence atggAATCCACATCCTCTAAACTTTCTTCCACATTCTTTCTCCTACAAATCTTCATCATTAGCTCCTTCATTTACCCAACCTCTGCCGCTAGAAACCCCCTCCGGTCCAAAACCAACAATGACTTCATAAAAACATCTTGCAGTGAAACAACCTATCCAAGACTTTGTTTTGCCTCTCTCTCAACCCATGCAAGCACAATCCAAACGAGCCCTAAACTTCTCGCCGGAGCAGCCCTTAACGTGACGCTTTCATCGGCTAAATCAGCATCTGCATTGATGTTAAAGCTGTCCAAGATCCATGGAATCAGTCCTAAAGGGGCTGCGGCGATGAAAGACTGTATGGAAGAACTAAGCGATTCAGTGGACGAGCTTCGAAATTCCATAGCCGAGATGAGCAAGCTTAGGACACCTAGCTTTAACCTTGTGATGAATGATATACAGACATGGGTTAGTGCTGCTTTGACGGATGAGAATACTTGCAGTGATGGGTTTGCAGAAGAGAAAATCAAGGGAAACTTGACGAGTATTGTCAAGGGTCGAGTTCTGAATGTAGCGCAATTGACCAGCAATGCCTTGGCTTTGATCAACAAATATGCTTTGCTACATGCTTGA